In one Cupriavidus taiwanensis genomic region, the following are encoded:
- a CDS encoding ABC transporter substrate-binding protein, with product MPSCPRPNPPWPYPPLRDNPPAPTGRRRLLAATGMALALPALSSLAQAPRTVVVGHLLDRSGAQSDLARDYLAGAKVMFDAVNAAGGPVRIQHLVRDADPDPRRALAQAVSLADTEQAGLLFGPGDRLLPVLASSTELSRRGMQIVAPLSGLALAAGNVWFTRADYQAELDAAAQQLRGYGLTHIALAVAPDFAVSSLARLEAQTGTRAVLLDGTGEAAARRIAATRPGAVIVAGDTLAYAQLGRALAAQGWYGFLVGLSAVSANAAREILGRGYAGGLVLTQVAPGPQQATLRVVKEHVARMKQYLDEPPSPATLAGYIGAAWLARALQGGRAGGPDELRRALQSRVDVGDFTLDFTRGQRGSQYVTLAVSGAR from the coding sequence ATGCCAAGTTGCCCCCGCCCCAATCCGCCCTGGCCGTACCCACCGCTGCGCGACAACCCCCCGGCACCCACCGGCCGGCGCAGGCTGCTGGCCGCGACCGGCATGGCGCTGGCGCTGCCCGCGCTGTCTTCCCTGGCACAAGCGCCGCGCACGGTGGTGGTGGGGCATCTGCTCGACCGCAGCGGCGCGCAGTCCGACCTGGCGCGCGACTACCTGGCCGGCGCCAAGGTGATGTTCGACGCCGTCAACGCCGCCGGCGGCCCGGTGCGGATCCAGCATCTGGTGCGCGATGCGGACCCGGATCCGCGCCGCGCGCTGGCGCAGGCGGTGTCGCTGGCCGACACCGAACAGGCCGGGCTGCTGTTCGGCCCCGGCGACCGGCTGCTGCCGGTGCTGGCTTCATCGACCGAACTGTCCCGGCGCGGCATGCAGATCGTCGCGCCGCTGTCAGGGCTGGCGCTGGCCGCCGGCAATGTCTGGTTCACCCGGGCCGACTACCAGGCCGAACTGGACGCCGCCGCGCAACAGCTGCGCGGCTACGGGCTGACGCACATCGCGCTGGCCGTGGCACCGGATTTCGCGGTGTCGTCGCTGGCCCGGCTGGAGGCGCAGACCGGCACCCGCGCGGTGCTGCTGGACGGCACCGGTGAAGCCGCGGCGCGGCGCATCGCGGCAACGCGCCCGGGCGCGGTGATCGTCGCCGGCGACACCCTGGCCTATGCCCAACTGGGCCGCGCGCTGGCGGCGCAGGGATGGTACGGCTTCCTGGTCGGCCTGTCCGCAGTCAGCGCCAATGCCGCGCGCGAGATCCTGGGCCGCGGCTACGCCGGCGGGCTGGTGCTGACCCAGGTGGCGCCGGGCCCGCAGCAGGCTACCTTGCGGGTAGTGAAGGAACATGTGGCGCGCATGAAGCAGTACCTGGACGAGCCGCCGTCGCCGGCGACGCTGGCCGGCTATATCGGCGCCGCCTGGCTGGCGCGGGCGCTGCAGGGCGGGCGCGCGGGCGGCCCGGACGAACTGCGGCGCGCGCTGCAGAGTCGCGTCGATGTGGGCGACTTCACGCTCGACTTCACGCGCGGGCAGCGCGGCTCGCAGTACGTCACGCTGGCGGTGTCGGGCGCGCGCTAG
- a CDS encoding UvrD-helicase domain-containing protein, which translates to MTHGLNPAQSEAVRYLDGPCLVLAGAGSGKTRVITQKIAHLIEDKGFEPRHIAAVTFTNKAAKEMQERIGKLMEGKTTRDGKRIPLKQLTVCTFHSLGVQILRMEAEHVGLKPQFSIMDSDDCFGLIQEQLGTTDKKLIRGVQGTISLWKNGMVDPEAAIAQAANADDHQAALVYRNYVATLNAYQAVDFDDLIRLPAELFARNEAVQLKWQNRLRYFLVDEYQDTNACQYQLLKLLAGGSHLRAPAFTAVGDDDQAIYGWRGATLDNLRGLQTDFPDLKVIKLEQNYRSTVRILEAANAVIANNPKLFDKKLWSEHGMGDPIAIHPMNDEEHEAESVVFRLSAHKFERRAQFRDYAILYRGNHQARLFEQILRRERIPYVLSGGQSFFDKAEIKDICAYLRLIANPDDDPAFIRAITTPRRGVGNTTLEVLGTFAGQAKVSLFEAAMMGGIEGKLQPRQLEPLRVFCESMVRLAERAAKDPATEVLDDLMAGIHYEAYLYDSFDERQAQSRWTNTLEFLEWLKRKGTKPEAAEGEEATGYDNADGFGSDGKNLLELTQTVALMSMLEGREEDPDAVRLSTLHASKGLEYPHVFLVGVEEGILPHCREDEDMSDEKIEEERRLMYVGITRAQRSLHVSWCKKRKRARETYSCQPSRFIGEMKLEQAPAPVDATPAMSPKDRLGALKALLGNGGKAVAG; encoded by the coding sequence ATGACTCATGGCCTGAACCCCGCCCAATCCGAAGCCGTCCGTTACCTGGACGGGCCTTGCCTGGTGCTGGCCGGGGCGGGCTCCGGCAAGACCCGCGTGATCACGCAGAAGATCGCGCACCTGATCGAGGACAAGGGCTTCGAGCCGCGCCATATCGCCGCCGTTACCTTCACCAACAAGGCGGCCAAGGAGATGCAGGAGCGCATCGGCAAGCTGATGGAAGGCAAGACCACGCGCGACGGCAAGCGCATCCCGCTCAAGCAGCTGACGGTCTGCACCTTCCACTCGCTGGGCGTGCAGATCCTGCGCATGGAGGCGGAGCACGTCGGCCTGAAGCCGCAGTTTTCGATCATGGATTCGGACGACTGCTTCGGCCTGATCCAGGAGCAGCTCGGCACCACCGACAAGAAGCTGATCCGCGGCGTGCAGGGCACGATCTCGCTGTGGAAGAACGGCATGGTCGATCCCGAGGCCGCGATCGCGCAGGCCGCCAATGCCGACGATCACCAGGCCGCGCTGGTCTACCGCAACTACGTCGCCACGCTGAACGCCTACCAGGCGGTGGATTTCGACGACCTGATCCGCCTGCCGGCAGAACTGTTCGCGCGCAATGAGGCGGTACAGCTGAAATGGCAGAACCGGTTGCGCTACTTCCTGGTCGACGAATACCAGGACACCAACGCCTGCCAGTACCAGCTGCTCAAGCTGCTCGCAGGGGGCTCGCATCTGCGCGCGCCGGCCTTCACCGCGGTGGGTGACGACGACCAGGCTATCTACGGCTGGCGCGGTGCCACGCTGGACAACCTGCGCGGGCTGCAGACCGACTTCCCCGACCTCAAGGTAATCAAGCTGGAGCAGAACTACCGCTCCACCGTGCGCATCCTGGAAGCGGCCAACGCGGTCATCGCCAACAATCCCAAGCTGTTCGACAAGAAGCTGTGGAGCGAGCACGGCATGGGCGACCCGATCGCCATCCACCCGATGAACGATGAGGAGCACGAGGCCGAGTCGGTGGTGTTCCGCCTGTCGGCGCACAAGTTCGAGCGCCGCGCGCAGTTCCGCGACTACGCCATCCTGTACCGCGGCAACCACCAGGCGCGGCTGTTCGAGCAGATTCTGCGGCGCGAGCGCATTCCCTACGTGCTGTCGGGTGGCCAGAGCTTCTTCGACAAGGCCGAGATCAAGGACATCTGCGCCTACCTGCGCCTGATCGCCAATCCCGACGACGATCCCGCCTTTATCCGCGCGATCACCACGCCGCGGCGCGGCGTCGGCAACACCACGCTCGAAGTGCTGGGCACCTTCGCCGGGCAGGCCAAGGTGTCGCTGTTCGAAGCGGCGATGATGGGCGGCATCGAGGGCAAGTTGCAGCCGCGCCAGCTGGAGCCGCTGCGCGTGTTCTGCGAATCGATGGTGCGGCTGGCCGAGCGCGCGGCCAAGGACCCGGCTACCGAAGTGCTTGACGACCTGATGGCCGGCATCCATTACGAGGCCTATCTTTACGACAGTTTCGACGAGCGCCAGGCGCAGTCGCGCTGGACCAATACGCTGGAGTTCCTCGAATGGCTCAAGCGCAAGGGCACCAAGCCGGAAGCGGCCGAGGGCGAGGAAGCCACCGGCTATGACAACGCCGACGGCTTCGGCAGCGACGGCAAGAACCTGCTCGAACTGACGCAGACCGTGGCGCTGATGAGCATGCTCGAAGGACGCGAGGAAGATCCCGACGCCGTGCGGCTGTCTACGCTGCATGCCTCCAAAGGCCTGGAATATCCGCACGTGTTCCTGGTCGGCGTGGAGGAGGGCATCCTGCCTCACTGCCGCGAGGACGAGGACATGAGCGACGAGAAGATCGAGGAAGAGCGGCGCCTGATGTACGTGGGCATCACGCGCGCGCAGCGCAGCCTGCATGTCAGCTGGTGCAAGAAGCGCAAGCGCGCGCGCGAGACCTATTCGTGCCAGCCGTCGCGCTTTATCGGCGAGATGAAGCTGGAACAGGCGCCCGCACCGGTTGATGCGACCCCGGCGATGAGCCCCAAGGACCGCCTCGGCGCGCTCAAGGCGCTGCTCGGCAATGGCGGCAAGGCGGTGGCCGGCTGA
- a CDS encoding glycine zipper 2TM domain-containing protein, whose amino-acid sequence MKTMQTLTKVTLIGMTVAAFAGCADMTPKQRNTAIGAGAGAVGGAVLTDGSALGTLGGAAVGGVIGNVVTDDKKK is encoded by the coding sequence ATGAAAACCATGCAAACTTTGACCAAGGTGACCCTGATCGGCATGACGGTCGCGGCCTTTGCCGGTTGCGCGGACATGACCCCGAAACAACGTAACACCGCCATCGGCGCCGGTGCCGGCGCGGTGGGCGGCGCCGTCCTGACCGACGGTAGCGCGCTGGGTACGCTGGGCGGCGCGGCCGTGGGCGGCGTGATCGGCAACGTGGTCACCGACGACAAGAAGAAGTAA
- the gcvT gene encoding glycine cleavage system aminomethyltransferase GcvT produces MTLQATPLNAIHRALGARMVDFGGWDMPVNYGSQIEEHNAVRNDAGMFDVSHMCVVDLAGPNTRGFLRGLLANNVDKLQTPGKALYSCMLDEHGGVIDDLIVYFFAEDRFRLVVNAGTAVGDIDWIRARNDATGSGVTITPRREDVAPAGVQPLAIVAVQGPNARARVWSTFPSTQPSDALKPFNAVVVQDPALGEVMVARTGYTGEDGFELVVPAASVAGLWEKLQAAGVRPAGLGARDTLRLEAGMNLYGQDMDIKVSPLDAGLAWTVDLQSERDFTGKAALAANGQQQQFLGLILRDKGGVLRAHQKVITPAGDGEITSGTFSPSLSQSIAFARLPRGVNVGDTVQVEIRDRKLNATVVKLPFVRHGKALVS; encoded by the coding sequence ATGACGCTCCAGGCCACGCCCCTCAACGCTATCCACCGCGCCCTCGGCGCCCGCATGGTCGACTTCGGCGGCTGGGACATGCCGGTCAACTATGGCTCGCAGATCGAAGAACACAACGCCGTGCGCAACGACGCCGGCATGTTCGACGTCTCGCACATGTGCGTGGTCGATCTCGCCGGCCCCAATACCCGCGGCTTCCTGCGCGGCCTGCTGGCCAACAACGTCGACAAGCTGCAGACGCCGGGCAAGGCACTGTACTCGTGCATGCTCGACGAGCACGGCGGCGTGATCGACGACCTGATCGTCTATTTCTTCGCAGAGGACCGTTTCCGCCTGGTCGTCAACGCCGGCACCGCGGTCGGCGACATCGACTGGATCCGCGCCCGCAACGACGCCACCGGCAGCGGCGTGACCATCACGCCGCGCCGTGAAGATGTCGCGCCCGCGGGCGTGCAGCCGCTGGCAATCGTCGCCGTGCAAGGTCCCAACGCCCGCGCCAGGGTGTGGAGCACGTTCCCGTCGACCCAGCCTTCCGATGCGCTCAAGCCGTTCAATGCCGTGGTGGTGCAGGACCCCGCCCTCGGCGAAGTGATGGTGGCGCGCACCGGCTATACCGGCGAAGACGGCTTCGAACTGGTGGTGCCGGCCGCCAGCGTTGCCGGCCTGTGGGAAAAACTGCAGGCTGCGGGCGTGCGCCCCGCCGGCCTGGGCGCGCGCGACACGCTGCGCCTGGAAGCCGGCATGAACCTGTACGGCCAGGACATGGATATCAAGGTCTCGCCGCTGGACGCGGGCCTGGCGTGGACCGTCGACCTGCAGAGCGAGCGCGACTTCACCGGCAAGGCGGCGCTGGCCGCCAACGGCCAGCAGCAACAGTTCCTCGGCCTGATCCTGCGTGACAAAGGCGGCGTGCTGCGCGCCCACCAGAAGGTCATCACCCCCGCCGGTGACGGTGAAATCACCAGCGGCACCTTCAGCCCCTCGCTGTCGCAATCGATCGCGTTCGCGCGCCTGCCCCGTGGCGTGAACGTGGGCGACACCGTGCAGGTGGAGATCCGCGACCGCAAACTCAACGCGACTGTGGTTAAACTGCCGTTTGTGCGTCATGGCAAGGCACTCGTGAGCTAA
- the gcvH gene encoding glycine cleavage system protein GcvH, which translates to MNFPADLKYTESHEWVRVEADGTLTIGITDHAQDALGDIVFLELPEVGRSVGAGDALAVVESVKAASDIYAPVAGEVIAVNEAATAAPESVNANAFDAWLFKLKPANGDDVNGLMSADAYKASVGA; encoded by the coding sequence ATGAATTTCCCCGCTGACCTCAAGTACACCGAGTCGCATGAGTGGGTGCGCGTCGAAGCCGACGGCACGCTCACCATCGGCATCACCGACCACGCCCAGGACGCGCTGGGCGACATCGTCTTCCTGGAACTGCCCGAAGTGGGCAGGTCGGTCGGTGCCGGCGACGCGCTGGCCGTGGTCGAGTCGGTAAAGGCCGCGTCCGACATCTACGCCCCCGTGGCCGGCGAAGTGATCGCCGTCAACGAAGCCGCCACCGCGGCGCCGGAAAGCGTCAACGCCAACGCCTTCGACGCGTGGCTGTTCAAGCTCAAGCCGGCCAACGGCGACGACGTCAACGGCCTGATGTCGGCCGATGCCTACAAGGCCAGCGTCGGCGCCTGA
- the gcvP gene encoding aminomethyl-transferring glycine dehydrogenase encodes MNAPLPMNAAQGNRPTLAELEARDAFAARHIGPDTPEQQHMLKVLGYDSRAALIDAVIPAAIRRRDGMPMGEFTEPLSEEAALAKLRGLAGKNKVLKSFIGQGYFNTITPGVILRNIFENPAWYTAYTPYQPEISQGRLEAMLNFQQMVTDLTGLDIANASMLDEGTAAAEAMTLLQRVNKHDSNVFFVADDVLPQTLEVVRTRALPLGIEVKVGPAADAAAAGAFGVLLQYPGVNGDINDYRAIADAVHAAGGLVVAAADLLALTLIAAPGEWGADVAVGNSQRFGVPLGFGGPHAGYMAVKDAFKRSMPGRLVGVTIDAQGNQAYRLALQTREQHIRREKATSNICTAQVLLAVMASMYAVYHGPQGLKRIAQRVHRLTATLAAGLEALGFVRANASFFDTLTLETGFNTDAIHAAATARGINLRHAGATRVGISLDETASRADVVALWEIFTQGKPLPAEVDFDKLEAAAQDAFPSALARTSAYLTHPVFNTHHAEHEMLRYLRMLADKDLALDRTMIPLGSCTMKLNATSEMIPVTWPEFSQIHPFAPLDQTVGYREMIDQLEAMLCAATGYAAVSLQPNAGSQGEYAGLLIIHAYHASRGESHRDICLIPSSAHGTNPASAQMAGMKVVVVACDENGNVDLDDLAKKAEQHSNNLAAIMITYPSTHGVFEQGVQQICEIVHRHGGQVYVDGANMNAMVGTAAPGQFGGDVSHLNLHKTFCIPHGGGGPGVGPVAVGAHLADFLPNQDSVGYRRDERGIGGVSAAPFGSASILPISWMYIAMMGSAGLTAATENAILAANYVAKRLAPYYPVLYTGQHDLVAHECILDLRPLQKETGISNEDVAKRLMDYGFHAPTMSFPVPGTLMIEPTESEALHELDRFIDAMIAIRQEIGRVADGTFDRDDNPLKHAPHTAAVVTANEWTHQYTREEAAYPVASLRTQKYWPPVGRADNVYGDRNLFCACVPVSDYVVD; translated from the coding sequence ATGAACGCCCCGCTTCCCATGAATGCCGCCCAAGGTAACCGGCCCACGCTGGCCGAACTGGAGGCGCGCGACGCCTTCGCCGCCCGCCATATCGGCCCCGATACCCCCGAGCAGCAGCACATGCTGAAGGTGCTCGGCTATGACAGCCGCGCCGCCCTGATCGACGCCGTCATCCCCGCCGCCATCCGCCGCCGCGACGGCATGCCGATGGGCGAGTTCACCGAGCCGCTGAGCGAAGAGGCCGCGCTGGCAAAGCTGCGCGGGCTGGCGGGCAAGAACAAGGTGCTGAAGAGCTTTATCGGCCAGGGCTACTTCAACACCATCACGCCCGGCGTCATCCTGCGCAACATCTTCGAGAACCCGGCCTGGTACACCGCCTACACGCCCTACCAGCCGGAAATCTCGCAAGGCCGCCTGGAAGCGATGCTGAACTTCCAGCAGATGGTCACTGACCTGACCGGGCTGGATATCGCCAACGCGTCGATGCTGGACGAGGGCACCGCCGCCGCCGAAGCGATGACGCTGCTGCAGCGCGTGAACAAGCACGACTCCAATGTCTTCTTCGTCGCCGACGACGTGCTGCCACAGACCCTGGAAGTGGTACGCACGCGCGCGCTGCCGCTCGGCATCGAGGTCAAGGTCGGCCCCGCCGCCGATGCCGCTGCCGCGGGCGCGTTCGGCGTGCTGCTGCAATACCCGGGGGTGAACGGCGATATCAATGACTACCGCGCCATCGCCGACGCCGTGCACGCCGCCGGCGGCCTGGTGGTCGCTGCCGCCGACCTGCTGGCGCTGACGCTGATCGCTGCGCCGGGCGAATGGGGCGCCGACGTCGCGGTGGGCAACTCGCAGCGCTTCGGCGTGCCGCTCGGCTTTGGCGGCCCGCACGCCGGCTACATGGCGGTGAAGGACGCGTTCAAGCGCTCGATGCCGGGCCGACTGGTCGGCGTGACCATCGACGCGCAGGGCAACCAGGCTTACCGCCTGGCGCTGCAGACGCGCGAGCAGCATATCCGCCGCGAGAAGGCGACCTCCAACATCTGTACCGCGCAGGTGCTGCTGGCGGTGATGGCGTCGATGTACGCGGTCTACCATGGTCCGCAGGGCCTGAAGCGTATCGCCCAGCGCGTGCATCGGCTGACCGCGACCCTGGCCGCGGGCCTGGAGGCACTGGGCTTTGTGCGCGCCAATGCCAGCTTCTTCGACACGCTGACGCTGGAAACCGGCTTCAACACCGACGCGATCCACGCCGCCGCCACCGCGCGCGGCATCAACCTGCGCCATGCCGGCGCCACCCGCGTCGGCATCTCGCTGGACGAGACCGCCTCCCGCGCCGACGTGGTCGCGTTGTGGGAGATCTTTACGCAAGGCAAGCCGCTGCCCGCCGAGGTCGACTTCGACAAGCTCGAGGCCGCCGCGCAGGACGCCTTCCCGTCCGCGCTGGCGCGCACCAGCGCCTACCTGACGCACCCGGTGTTCAACACGCACCACGCCGAGCACGAGATGCTGCGCTACCTGCGCATGCTGGCCGACAAGGACCTGGCGCTGGACCGCACCATGATCCCGCTGGGCTCCTGCACGATGAAGCTGAATGCCACCAGCGAGATGATCCCGGTGACCTGGCCCGAGTTCAGCCAGATCCACCCGTTCGCGCCGCTGGACCAGACCGTGGGCTACCGCGAGATGATCGACCAGCTCGAGGCCATGCTGTGCGCCGCCACCGGCTACGCCGCGGTCAGCCTGCAGCCCAACGCCGGCTCGCAGGGCGAGTACGCCGGCCTGCTGATCATCCACGCCTACCACGCCAGCCGCGGCGAAAGCCATCGCGACATCTGCCTGATCCCGTCGTCGGCGCACGGCACCAATCCGGCCTCGGCACAGATGGCCGGCATGAAGGTGGTGGTGGTGGCGTGCGATGAAAATGGCAACGTCGACCTCGACGACCTGGCGAAGAAGGCCGAGCAGCACAGCAACAACCTGGCGGCGATCATGATCACCTACCCGTCCACGCACGGCGTGTTCGAGCAGGGCGTGCAGCAGATCTGCGAGATCGTGCACCGGCACGGCGGCCAGGTTTATGTCGACGGCGCCAACATGAACGCGATGGTCGGCACCGCGGCGCCGGGACAGTTCGGCGGCGACGTGTCGCACCTGAACCTGCACAAGACCTTCTGCATCCCGCACGGCGGCGGCGGCCCCGGCGTCGGTCCGGTCGCGGTCGGCGCGCACCTGGCCGACTTCCTGCCCAACCAGGACAGCGTCGGCTATCGCCGCGACGAGCGCGGCATCGGCGGCGTGTCGGCGGCGCCGTTCGGCTCGGCCAGCATCCTGCCGATCTCGTGGATGTATATCGCGATGATGGGCTCGGCCGGCCTGACCGCGGCGACCGAGAACGCAATCCTGGCTGCCAACTATGTCGCCAAGCGCCTGGCGCCGTACTACCCGGTGCTCTACACCGGCCAGCACGACCTGGTCGCGCACGAATGCATCCTGGACCTGCGCCCGCTGCAGAAGGAAACCGGCATCAGCAACGAAGACGTGGCCAAGCGCCTGATGGACTACGGCTTCCACGCGCCGACCATGAGCTTCCCGGTGCCGGGCACGCTGATGATCGAGCCGACCGAGTCCGAAGCACTGCATGAGCTGGACCGCTTCATCGACGCCATGATCGCGATCCGCCAGGAAATCGGCCGCGTTGCCGACGGCACCTTCGACCGCGACGACAACCCGCTCAAGCACGCCCCGCACACCGCCGCGGTGGTCACCGCCAACGAGTGGACCCACCAGTACACGCGCGAGGAAGCCGCCTATCCGGTGGCCTCGCTGCGCACGCAGAAGTACTGGCCGCCGGTCGGCCGCGCCGACAACGTGTACGGTGACCGCAACCTGTTCTGCGCCTGCGTGCCGGTCAGCGACTACGTGGTGGACTGA